A stretch of the Elephas maximus indicus isolate mEleMax1 chromosome 3, mEleMax1 primary haplotype, whole genome shotgun sequence genome encodes the following:
- the CCDC105 gene encoding coiled-coil domain-containing protein 105, protein MPVLVPPAERSQDTRVGAPAWREAARTITQKAHQVTDRCGQEAVAMWQPKNSVRDPHVARHLRRAAYIRPWRFRVEMVKGGGTVEQPPPGEGVTLWKGKMKPPAWHTRLPLPLHRDARALQTAEVVHAHARGARLTAARLGRAQHQINGQLRQLLRQREATDHRLSEVRKSLLINQQSTKLRRYRPKSEKVPDKADSMLTWEEEELKAMKRKMEKDMEKSETLLKALASCRDSLVYCFKERLQAVDLMNQPLDKVLEQAGRHSWVDLSWVPSARTQGQKTPPPDPVGTYTPECAGALYEAKRLLMESKDTLVDMAKNEAHVREQQLLISDRVCATLVQKMRETTELKERMNMTLGLMRGTINRCTKFNQEMYISRGLIKGPLSKSHLETREKLDRPLVRVYQRHVGTQLPEAMRLAQGTDKLQRHIENMEKNLNELLAARQRLTRSLNCKKIGHDVDYNVVRLRLRQRHPHVCYEEAQRLVNDWDPRTPPPRESGTAPQ, encoded by the exons ATGCCGGTGTTGGTTCCCCCGGCTGAGCGCAGCCAGGACACGCGCGTGGGGGCTCCAGCATGGCGCGAGGCGGCCCGGACCATTACGCAGAAGGCGCACCAGGTGACCGACCGCTGCGGCCAGGAGGCGGTGGCCATGTGGCAGCCCAAGAACAGCGTGCGGGATCCGCACGTGGCGCGCCACCTCCGCCGCGCCGCCTACATCCGGCCGTGGCGGTTTCGCGTGGAGATGGTCAAGGGCGGCGGCACAGTGGAGCAGCCGCCGCCTGGGGAGGGCGTCACTCTGTGGAAAGGCAAAATGAAGCCACCCGCGTGGCACACCCGCCTGCCGCTGCCCTTGCACCGCGACGCGCGCGCCCTGCAGACCGCTGAGGTGGTGCACGCGCACGCGCGTGGAGCGCGCCTCACTGCCGCGCGCTTGGGCCGCGCGCAGCACCAGATCAATGGACAGCTCCGGCAGCTTCTGCGCCAGCGCGAGGCCACCGACCACAGGCTCAGCGAGGTGCGCAAGAGCCTGCTCATTAACCAGCAGAGCACCAAGCTGCGCCGCTACCGGCCCAAGTCCGAGAAG GTCCCTGACAAGGCTGACAGCATGCTGACGTGGGAGGAAGAGGAGCTGAAGGCCATGAAGAGGAAgatggagaaagatatggaaAAATCAGAGACACTGCTTAAG GCCCTGGCCTCCTGCAGAGACAGTCTTGTCTACTGCTTTAAGGAGCGGCTCCAAGCTGTGGACTTAATGAACCAACCACTGGATAAGGTTCTGGAGCAGGCCGGCCGCCACTCGTGGGTGGACCTCTCCTGGGTCCCCAGCGCTCGCACTCAGGGCCAGAAAACGCCGCCTCCAGACCCAGTGGGCACTTATACTCCAG AGTGCGCAGGGGCGCTTTATGAGGCCAAGCGGCTGCTGATGGAGTCCAAGGACACTTTGGTGGACATGGCAAAGAACGAGGCGCACGTCCGGGAGCAACAGCTGCTGATCAGTGACCGTGTGTGCGCCACGCTGGTGCAGAAGATGCGTGAGACCACGGAGCTGAAG GAAAGAATGAACATGACACTGGGACTAATGAGAGGCACTATCAACCGGTGCACAAAATTTAACCAAGAAATGTACATCAGCCGTGGCCTCATCAAG GGTCCCCTGTCGAAAAGTCACCTGGAGACTCGAGAGAAGCTGGACAGACCCCTGGTTCGCGTGTACCAGAGACACGTGGGCACCCAGCTCCCCGAGGCCATGCGCCTTGCCCAG GGCACAGACAAGCTGCAGCGCCACATCGAGAACATGGAGAAGAACCTGAACGAGCTGCTGGCAGCGCGCCAGCGCCTTACCAGGAGCCTCAACTGCAAGAAGATTGGGCACGACGTGGACTACAACGTGGTGCGCCTGCGCCTGCGCCAGCGGCACCCGCACGTGTGCTACGAGGAGGCGCAGCGCCTGGTCAACGACTGGGATCCGCGCACGCCACCGCCCCGCGAGTCTGGCACCGCCCCCCAGTGA